A stretch of Microbulbifer sp. SAOS-129_SWC DNA encodes these proteins:
- a CDS encoding indolepyruvate ferredoxin oxidoreductase family protein → MSEQVSSQQPAAPSRENAQSKQISLDDRYTTLKGQVLLSGIQALVRLPIDQMRMDRARDLNTATFISGYRGSPLGGYDQQLTRAKKFLDEYKIRFIPGVNEELAATSVWGSQQVGLFDGAEVDGVCGIWYGKTPGIDRSGDAFRHANAAGSSPKGGALIIAGDDHGCKSSSYPGQSEFAFVDMHIPVLNPATVQEVLDYGHYGLELSRFSGCWVAMITLAENMDSSATVEVDPQRVQFSYPEVERPEGGLNIRKQDNPLEQEERLWRYKRPAALAFARANKLNKVVLENPEATLGIVSTGKAHLDLMQAFEDMGIDEAQAKALGIRILKVGMTYPLDVPGIQEFARGLDYLLVLEEKRSLMEVQLKEELYNVHLQDPHFPRIIGKVDEHDRPLMPMYGELSPAVVTQVLGKVLSDKNLGERARHRLMRLDKLAERISRQAGSSVSRLPMFCAGCPHNRSTKVPEGSRALAGIGCHYMAQWLDRETYTFTQMGAEGVNWVGQAPFTSEKHVFVNLGDGTYFHSGILAIRASVAAKVNITYKILFNDAVAMTGGQPHDGELAPDMICRQVLSEGVQKVVLVMDNPDKYKGALTFPSEVEIRHRDHMPVVMEELRETEGCTVIIYDQTCATELRRKRKRGLLPKAEGRPFINELVCEGCGDCVQQSSCIAVEKVDTAFGDKRRINQTGCNQDMSCVNGFCPSFVTIKGGKLAKRAGVGDVLRTEAAKLPQPQLPQLSEPYNLLVTGVGGTGVVTIGALLAMAAHIEGKATSTLDQTGLAQKGGAVYSHVRFAERADALQAVRISDGRADALLACDLIAAGNLAASLAKLDETLSRAVVNTHLSPTAASVLGREDIHSPQAVLDSIDSAVKELTAVEGHKLTSAALGDTLTANIFMLGFAWQKGLVPLGQESLLQAIELNGVAVEANLQGFAAGRLAAADRAALDALLARDETVAVLPQGLEDVVAHRSAHLADYQNTALASRYRALVDKVKSAEILKVPGSEALAEVVARNYAKLLAYKDEYEVARLYTDGRFAEALKENFAGDFELEFNLAPPMIAPFDKALGRPRKLKFGGWMYKAFGLLAKLKFLRGTAFDVFGYTAERKMERALIGDYEQMVDEVLGLLNADNHAAAIELLGYPDAIRGYGPVKDANVDKAQQLRDAALQRFRNPAVVADGATPVEVFDPAKAQQVG, encoded by the coding sequence ATGAGTGAACAAGTGAGCAGTCAGCAACCCGCGGCCCCATCTCGGGAAAATGCCCAGTCCAAGCAGATCTCCCTGGACGATCGCTACACCACCCTGAAAGGGCAGGTACTGCTATCTGGCATCCAGGCTCTGGTGCGCCTGCCCATCGACCAGATGCGAATGGATCGCGCTCGTGACCTCAATACCGCTACCTTCATCTCCGGCTACCGTGGCTCCCCGCTGGGTGGCTACGACCAGCAGCTGACCCGCGCGAAGAAATTTCTCGACGAATACAAGATCCGCTTTATTCCCGGCGTCAACGAGGAACTGGCGGCGACCTCCGTGTGGGGCTCGCAGCAAGTGGGCCTGTTCGACGGCGCCGAGGTGGATGGTGTCTGCGGCATCTGGTACGGCAAGACGCCGGGTATCGACCGCTCCGGCGACGCCTTCCGCCACGCCAATGCCGCCGGCTCCTCGCCCAAGGGCGGTGCGCTGATCATCGCCGGCGACGACCACGGCTGCAAGTCCTCCTCTTACCCGGGCCAGTCCGAGTTTGCGTTCGTCGATATGCATATCCCGGTGCTGAACCCGGCCACGGTGCAAGAAGTGCTGGACTACGGCCACTATGGCCTGGAACTGTCGCGCTTCAGCGGCTGCTGGGTGGCAATGATTACCCTGGCGGAAAATATGGACAGCTCGGCCACCGTCGAGGTGGATCCGCAGCGCGTGCAGTTCTCCTACCCGGAAGTGGAGCGCCCCGAGGGCGGCCTCAATATCCGCAAGCAGGACAATCCGCTCGAGCAGGAAGAGCGCCTGTGGCGCTACAAGCGCCCGGCGGCACTGGCGTTTGCGCGCGCCAACAAACTGAACAAAGTGGTGCTGGAAAACCCCGAGGCAACCCTCGGCATCGTCAGCACCGGCAAGGCCCATCTCGACCTGATGCAGGCCTTTGAAGATATGGGTATCGACGAGGCGCAGGCCAAGGCGCTGGGTATCCGCATCCTCAAGGTGGGTATGACCTACCCGCTGGACGTGCCCGGTATCCAGGAGTTTGCCCGCGGCCTCGATTACCTGCTGGTATTGGAGGAAAAGCGCAGCCTGATGGAAGTGCAGCTGAAAGAAGAGCTGTACAACGTGCACCTGCAAGACCCGCACTTCCCGCGCATCATCGGTAAAGTGGATGAACACGACCGCCCGCTGATGCCGATGTACGGCGAGCTGTCACCGGCAGTAGTGACCCAGGTGCTGGGTAAGGTACTGTCGGACAAGAACCTGGGCGAGCGTGCCAGGCACCGCTTGATGCGCCTCGACAAGCTGGCCGAGCGCATCTCCCGGCAGGCCGGTTCCAGCGTCTCGCGCCTGCCGATGTTCTGTGCCGGCTGCCCGCACAACCGTTCTACCAAGGTGCCCGAGGGCAGCCGCGCGCTGGCCGGTATCGGCTGCCACTACATGGCCCAGTGGCTCGACCGCGAGACCTACACTTTTACCCAGATGGGCGCCGAAGGCGTCAACTGGGTGGGTCAGGCGCCTTTCACCAGCGAAAAACACGTATTCGTCAATCTGGGCGACGGGACCTATTTCCACTCCGGGATTCTCGCCATTCGCGCGTCTGTCGCCGCGAAGGTGAATATCACCTACAAGATCCTGTTCAACGATGCCGTCGCCATGACCGGCGGCCAGCCCCACGACGGCGAACTGGCACCGGACATGATCTGCCGCCAGGTGCTGTCCGAGGGCGTGCAGAAAGTCGTGCTGGTGATGGACAACCCGGACAAGTACAAGGGCGCGCTGACCTTCCCGAGCGAAGTGGAAATCCGCCACCGCGACCATATGCCGGTGGTGATGGAAGAGCTGCGCGAGACCGAAGGCTGCACCGTCATCATCTACGACCAGACCTGCGCCACCGAGCTGCGCCGCAAGCGCAAGCGCGGCCTGCTGCCCAAGGCAGAGGGGCGCCCGTTTATCAACGAGCTGGTGTGCGAGGGTTGTGGCGACTGTGTACAGCAGTCCAGCTGTATCGCTGTCGAGAAGGTGGATACCGCCTTCGGCGACAAGCGCCGCATCAACCAGACCGGCTGTAACCAGGATATGTCCTGTGTGAATGGCTTCTGTCCGTCTTTCGTCACCATCAAGGGTGGCAAGCTGGCCAAGCGCGCCGGCGTCGGCGATGTCCTGCGCACCGAGGCGGCCAAGCTGCCGCAACCGCAATTGCCGCAACTGTCCGAGCCCTACAACCTGCTGGTGACGGGCGTGGGCGGTACCGGCGTGGTGACCATCGGCGCGCTGCTGGCCATGGCCGCACATATCGAGGGCAAGGCCACCAGCACCCTGGACCAGACCGGGCTCGCGCAGAAGGGCGGGGCGGTGTATTCGCACGTGCGCTTTGCCGAGCGTGCCGACGCGCTGCAGGCGGTGCGTATCTCCGACGGTCGCGCCGACGCGCTGCTGGCCTGCGACCTGATCGCCGCCGGCAACCTGGCGGCCAGCCTGGCCAAACTGGACGAGACGCTCAGCCGCGCCGTGGTGAACACGCACCTGAGCCCCACCGCCGCTTCGGTACTGGGGCGCGAGGATATCCACTCGCCGCAGGCGGTGCTCGACAGCATCGACAGCGCGGTGAAAGAGCTGACCGCGGTGGAGGGCCACAAGCTCACCAGCGCGGCCCTGGGGGACACCCTGACGGCCAATATCTTTATGCTCGGCTTCGCCTGGCAGAAGGGCCTGGTGCCGCTGGGGCAGGAATCTCTGCTGCAGGCGATCGAGCTGAACGGGGTGGCCGTGGAGGCCAACCTGCAGGGCTTTGCCGCCGGCCGCCTGGCCGCGGCGGATCGCGCCGCACTGGACGCGCTGCTGGCGCGCGACGAGACGGTCGCGGTGCTGCCGCAGGGCCTCGAGGATGTCGTCGCGCACCGCAGTGCCCACCTGGCCGACTACCAGAACACCGCCCTGGCGAGCCGCTACCGCGCGCTGGTGGACAAGGTGAAGTCTGCGGAGATTCTCAAAGTGCCCGGCAGTGAGGCGCTGGCGGAAGTGGTCGCCCGCAATTACGCCAAACTGCTCGCCTACAAGGATGAGTACGAGGTGGCGCGCCTGTATACCGATGGCCGTTTTGCCGAGGCGCTGAAAGAGAACTTCGCCGGTGATTTCGAGCTGGAGTTCAACCTGGCGCCGCCGATGATTGCGCCGTTCGACAAGGCACTGGGGCGCCCGCGCAAGCTCAAGTTCGGCGGTTGGATGTACAAGGCATTCGGGCTGCTGGCGAAGCTGAAATTCCTGCGTGGCACCGCCTTCGATGTGTTCGGTTACACCGCCGAGCGCAAGATGGAGCGCGCCCTGATCGGCGATTACGAGCAGATGGTGGACGAGGTGCTCGGCCTGCTGAATGCCGACAACCACGCTGCGGCCATCGAGCTGCTGGGCTACCCGGATGCCATCCGCGGCTACGGCCCGGTCAAGGATGCCAACGTGGACAAGGCGCAGCAACTGCGCGATGCGGCGCTGCAGCGCTTCCGTAATCCGGCGGTGGTTGCAGATGGTGCAACGCCGGTGGAGGTATTCGATCCGGCCAAGGCGCAACAGGTCGGTTGA
- a CDS encoding Lrp/AsnC family transcriptional regulator, protein MKRSTDLDDFDRKILRALQENADYSMAELGDKVGLSHTPCWRRIKRLEADGIIRGRVTLLDPRKLDLGVTVYCYVTIHNHDEESLNSFESAVQDVQEVVECYSTSGDKDYVLRVVVDSVEHYEQLLKRSLVHLPNVASVNSTFALKQVKYTTQLPL, encoded by the coding sequence ATGAAGCGTTCGACAGACCTCGACGATTTCGACCGCAAGATTCTGCGGGCGCTGCAGGAGAACGCCGATTATTCCATGGCGGAACTCGGAGACAAAGTGGGATTGTCCCACACCCCCTGCTGGCGTCGCATCAAACGCCTCGAAGCCGACGGCATCATCCGTGGACGTGTGACCCTGCTCGATCCCCGGAAACTCGACCTCGGAGTCACAGTATACTGCTATGTCACCATACACAACCACGATGAAGAATCTTTGAACAGCTTCGAGTCGGCGGTTCAGGATGTGCAGGAAGTCGTGGAGTGCTACTCCACCAGTGGTGACAAAGACTACGTCCTGCGCGTGGTGGTCGACAGTGTGGAGCACTACGAGCAGCTTCTCAAGCGCTCACTGGTGCACCTGCCCAATGTGGCCTCGGTGAACTCCACTTTTGCGTTGAAGCAGGTCAAGTACACGACCCAGTTGCCGCTGTAA
- a CDS encoding shikimate kinase produces the protein MKKYKSVVLIGMPGAGKSTLGVLLAKELALDFVDTDVLIQLREEKTLQEIMNESDYLNLRRIEGEVLAAAELPNHVIATGGSAVYSETGMANLRRFGSIVFLNCSADELRRRIHNYESRGIAKAPGQSFEELFEERQALYRHYADITVDCDGRNLQQVLDAVVSGLGSL, from the coding sequence ATGAAGAAGTATAAGAGTGTTGTCCTGATCGGAATGCCGGGGGCGGGCAAGAGTACACTGGGGGTATTGCTGGCCAAGGAGCTGGCGCTGGACTTTGTCGACACCGATGTACTGATCCAGTTGCGCGAGGAGAAAACCCTGCAGGAAATCATGAATGAAAGTGATTACCTGAACTTGCGTCGCATCGAGGGCGAAGTGCTGGCCGCGGCCGAGTTGCCCAACCACGTGATCGCCACTGGCGGCAGCGCGGTGTATAGCGAGACCGGCATGGCCAACCTGCGCCGCTTCGGGTCCATCGTTTTCCTGAACTGCTCCGCCGACGAATTGCGCCGGCGCATTCACAACTACGAAAGCCGCGGCATTGCCAAGGCTCCGGGGCAGTCGTTCGAGGAATTGTTTGAAGAGCGCCAGGCGCTGTATCGCCACTACGCGGATATCACTGTGGATTGTGACGGGCGGAATCTGCAGCAGGTGCTGGATGCGGTTGTCAGCGGATTGGGCAGCCTCTAA
- a CDS encoding acyltransferase, whose product MRRDHRPHWLKRWQLRWRNWRCRHFLLPQFEAVGREPEIMDPGSVQVFGGNILLGDFPHLISTPDKFIRFTTFGHRGADARITIGDCVLISPGVRISAAQSITIGNGCMIAANVYISDSDWHGLYNRTRPFRCTAPVSLGDNVWVGDSAIVCKGVSIGDNSVVGAGSIVTRDVPANTVVAGNPAREIKQINPRRRMITREALFADAFRQAHNLEELDKMLLRGNSLLGWLRAVLWPRRGD is encoded by the coding sequence ATGCGCAGAGATCATCGACCCCACTGGCTGAAACGCTGGCAACTGCGCTGGCGCAACTGGCGTTGCCGTCACTTTCTGCTGCCGCAGTTCGAGGCGGTAGGGCGCGAGCCGGAAATCATGGACCCGGGGTCGGTGCAGGTATTCGGTGGCAATATCCTCCTGGGAGATTTCCCGCACCTGATTTCCACCCCGGACAAATTCATCCGTTTTACCACATTCGGTCACCGCGGCGCGGACGCGCGTATTACCATCGGCGACTGTGTGCTGATTTCTCCCGGCGTGCGCATTTCCGCGGCGCAGTCGATCACTATCGGCAACGGCTGCATGATCGCTGCCAACGTCTATATCTCCGATTCCGACTGGCACGGTCTCTACAACCGCACGCGGCCGTTTCGCTGTACGGCGCCGGTAAGCCTGGGCGACAATGTCTGGGTTGGCGACAGTGCGATCGTGTGCAAGGGGGTGAGCATTGGTGATAATTCGGTGGTCGGTGCCGGCAGTATCGTGACCCGCGATGTACCGGCCAATACCGTGGTGGCCGGCAACCCGGCGCGGGAAATCAAGCAGATCAATCCGCGCCGGCGTATGATCACCCGCGAGGCGCTGTTCGCCGATGCCTTTCGCCAGGCGCACAACCTGGAAGAGCTGGATAAAATGCTGCTGCGCGGCAATAGCCTGCTGGGTTGGTTGCGCGCGGTGTTGTGGCCACGGCGCGGGGATTGA
- a CDS encoding class I SAM-dependent methyltransferase yields the protein MSLKLPIDVHAIKGFLAAHEGEALYHLAAEASAFGSSLEVGSYCGKSTLYLASACKLVDSVLFAVDHHRGSEEHQPGEEYHDPELFDEGVQLMDSFRTFRRNIRAAQLEEWVVPVVAPSAVAARCWNTPLGLVFIDGGHSLEAAMTDYRSWARHIVPGGYLAIHDIFPDPADGGQAPYDIYKLALASAQFELVEMVGTLGVLRRV from the coding sequence ATGTCCCTCAAGCTGCCCATCGACGTTCACGCCATCAAGGGCTTCCTCGCCGCCCACGAGGGCGAAGCACTCTACCACCTCGCCGCAGAGGCCAGCGCCTTCGGCTCCAGCCTGGAAGTAGGCAGCTACTGTGGCAAGTCCACGCTCTATCTGGCGTCCGCCTGCAAACTGGTGGACAGCGTGCTGTTCGCCGTTGATCACCACCGCGGCTCCGAAGAGCACCAGCCGGGGGAGGAATACCACGATCCAGAGCTGTTCGACGAAGGTGTGCAGCTGATGGACAGCTTCCGCACTTTCCGCCGCAATATCCGTGCGGCACAACTGGAAGAATGGGTTGTGCCCGTCGTCGCGCCGTCGGCGGTGGCCGCGCGGTGCTGGAATACACCCCTGGGGCTGGTATTTATCGACGGCGGCCACTCACTGGAAGCCGCGATGACCGACTACCGCAGCTGGGCGCGCCATATCGTGCCCGGTGGCTACCTGGCAATTCACGATATTTTTCCCGATCCCGCCGACGGCGGCCAGGCGCCCTACGATATCTACAAACTAGCGCTGGCTTCCGCCCAATTCGAGCTGGTGGAGATGGTCGGCACCCTCGGCGTCCTGCGCCGCGTCTGA
- a CDS encoding prenyltransferase/squalene oxidase repeat-containing protein, which produces MNAINTKAPFPEGFVRNSAAYILGCQLPDGSIPWFDGGYADPWDHVEAAMGLSIAGEYAAAERAYGWLAETQLQDGSWWAAYQAGAVHNRERRESNFVAYVATGVWQHFLISGNRAFLRDYWPTVERAIDFVLALQTEHGEIHWAVDSDGVAKEDALITGCASIYKSLECAINIAHTLGQPRPHWGRARAALGTALRERPQRFDRTWESKARFSMDWFYPVLTGVFSGTAARARLQKKWDEFVVAGLGCRCVNDEPWVTVAESCELTMALVAAGERSRAEKLYRGLHRWQDSDGGYWTGYVYRDSAIWPEEKTTWTVGAMLLAADALARLTPACDLFTSVALRSDAAQDAEGADHLHQLELGGSQR; this is translated from the coding sequence TTGAACGCGATTAACACAAAGGCCCCGTTCCCGGAGGGGTTTGTACGCAACAGCGCGGCCTATATCCTCGGCTGCCAGTTGCCGGATGGATCCATACCCTGGTTCGATGGCGGCTACGCCGATCCGTGGGATCATGTAGAAGCGGCCATGGGGCTCAGCATTGCCGGTGAGTATGCCGCGGCCGAGCGCGCCTATGGCTGGCTCGCGGAAACCCAACTGCAAGACGGCAGCTGGTGGGCGGCGTACCAGGCCGGGGCGGTACACAACCGCGAGCGGCGCGAGAGCAACTTTGTCGCCTACGTTGCCACCGGTGTCTGGCAGCACTTCCTGATCAGTGGCAATCGCGCTTTCCTGCGCGACTATTGGCCGACCGTGGAGCGCGCCATCGATTTCGTGCTGGCGCTGCAGACGGAGCACGGCGAAATACACTGGGCGGTGGACAGCGATGGAGTGGCGAAAGAAGATGCGCTGATCACCGGCTGTGCCTCCATTTACAAAAGTCTCGAATGTGCGATCAATATCGCCCACACCCTCGGCCAGCCGCGGCCACACTGGGGGCGCGCGCGGGCGGCGCTGGGTACGGCACTGCGCGAGCGCCCGCAGCGTTTTGATCGCACCTGGGAGAGCAAGGCGCGCTTCTCGATGGACTGGTTTTACCCGGTGCTGACTGGCGTTTTCAGTGGCACTGCGGCGCGGGCGCGCCTGCAGAAAAAATGGGATGAATTTGTCGTCGCTGGCCTCGGCTGTCGCTGTGTCAACGACGAGCCGTGGGTGACGGTAGCCGAATCCTGCGAACTGACGATGGCGCTGGTGGCTGCGGGCGAGCGCAGCCGCGCGGAGAAACTGTACCGCGGGCTGCATCGCTGGCAGGACAGCGACGGCGGCTACTGGACCGGGTATGTCTATCGCGACAGTGCCATCTGGCCGGAGGAGAAAACCACCTGGACCGTGGGCGCGATGCTGCTGGCCGCGGATGCGCTGGCGCGGCTGACGCCGGCCTGCGACCTGTTTACCTCGGTGGCGCTGCGTTCAGACGCGGCGCAGGACGCCGAGGGTGCCGACCATCTCCACCAGCTCGAATTGGGCGGAAGCCAGCGCTAG
- a CDS encoding class I SAM-dependent methyltransferase, whose product MITVDPRQLGLRPGQRLLDLGCGEGRHAIHFAISDDVDVVGVDLNMKDLRTAQQRARPFAEQAQQRGRLLLSVADGLRLPFADNTFDAIICSEVLEHIDDYTGVLAEIDRVLKPAGIFAASVPAFLPEWVCWKLSDEYHQVEGGHIRIFRERQLRGSIEKLGHRFFARHKAHALHSPYWWLKCWLWHRPQSRLLDVYHRLLVWDLMRKPILTRALERLLNPLIGKSVVLYFIKPPKPEQQRPLGVDSPRAMEAAV is encoded by the coding sequence ATGATTACCGTAGATCCGCGACAACTGGGCCTGCGGCCGGGCCAGCGCCTGCTTGATCTCGGTTGCGGTGAAGGCCGCCATGCGATTCACTTCGCCATTAGTGACGATGTCGACGTGGTCGGTGTCGATTTGAATATGAAAGATCTGCGCACCGCACAACAACGCGCGCGGCCATTTGCCGAACAGGCGCAACAGCGTGGGCGTCTGCTGCTGAGCGTGGCCGACGGCTTGCGGCTGCCGTTTGCCGACAACACGTTCGATGCGATCATCTGTTCCGAAGTCCTCGAGCATATCGACGATTACACCGGCGTACTGGCGGAGATCGACCGGGTATTGAAACCGGCGGGGATCTTCGCCGCCAGCGTGCCGGCATTCCTGCCCGAGTGGGTATGCTGGAAACTGAGTGACGAATACCACCAGGTTGAGGGTGGCCATATCCGGATTTTTCGCGAGCGCCAGCTGCGCGGCAGCATTGAAAAACTCGGTCACCGCTTTTTTGCCCGCCACAAGGCCCACGCACTGCATTCGCCCTACTGGTGGCTGAAGTGCTGGCTGTGGCATCGGCCGCAGTCGCGGCTGCTGGATGTCTATCATCGCCTGCTGGTGTGGGACCTGATGCGCAAACCGATACTGACGCGCGCGCTCGAGAGGTTGCTGAACCCGCTGATCGGCAAGAGCGTGGTGCTGTATTTCATCAAGCCGCCAAAGCCTGAACAGCAGCGGCCGCTGGGCGTTGATTCACCGCGAGCAATGGAGGCCGCGGTTTGA
- a CDS encoding glycosyltransferase family 4 protein, translated as MTALGNYADGPTRVSAQPLNICLLGYRSHPYCGGQGVYLHYLSRALVEAGHSVDVISGAPYPELDPRVRLIKMPGLNLFESEHPTRALRLRHLLSWADFSEWWGKLSGGFVEPYTFGRRVARYLREHGSRYDIIHDNQSLCYGLLDIEKAGLPVVATIHHPITRDRQLALDAAPDWGYRLLVRRWYSFLRMQIRVSRKLRHIVTVSRQSERDIVEQFGVPAEQIQLIYNGIDTDVFRPQAQITRNPRRLMTTASADQPLKGLRFLLRALAKLRRRYPDLELLVVGKLQSGGATEQLLEELQLGGAVQFVSGISNREMANYYAAAGIVVCPSLYEGFGLPAGEAMACGAPVISSDGGALPEVVGDAGVVVPAGDSAALAGALQKLLDDPALRAELGERGRARILAQFSWRLAAERLVDYYRRVLGAPAPAASTSTAEEIRADDYLDAGGNASGTNASGKNDAEAA; from the coding sequence ATGACCGCCTTGGGGAATTATGCAGACGGTCCGACACGCGTATCCGCGCAGCCACTCAACATCTGCCTGCTGGGCTACCGGAGCCATCCGTACTGCGGCGGTCAGGGCGTGTATCTGCACTACCTGAGCCGGGCACTGGTGGAGGCCGGCCATTCGGTCGATGTCATTTCCGGTGCTCCTTACCCGGAACTGGATCCGCGCGTGCGGCTGATCAAAATGCCCGGCCTGAACCTGTTTGAAAGTGAGCATCCCACCCGCGCGCTGCGCTTGCGGCACCTGCTGTCGTGGGCCGATTTTTCCGAGTGGTGGGGCAAACTCAGCGGCGGTTTCGTCGAGCCTTACACCTTCGGTCGGCGGGTGGCCAGATACCTGCGCGAGCACGGCAGCCGCTACGATATCATCCACGACAACCAGTCCCTCTGTTACGGCCTGCTCGATATCGAAAAGGCCGGCCTGCCAGTGGTTGCCACCATTCACCACCCGATCACCCGCGATCGCCAGCTGGCGCTGGACGCCGCACCGGACTGGGGCTACCGCCTGCTGGTGCGCCGCTGGTACAGCTTCCTGCGCATGCAGATCCGGGTGTCGCGCAAGCTGCGCCATATCGTCACCGTTTCGCGCCAGTCCGAGCGTGATATCGTCGAACAGTTCGGCGTGCCGGCGGAGCAGATTCAGCTGATTTACAACGGTATCGATACCGATGTGTTTCGCCCGCAGGCGCAGATCACTCGCAATCCGCGGCGCTTGATGACCACCGCCTCGGCGGACCAGCCACTCAAGGGGCTGCGCTTCCTGCTGCGCGCGCTGGCGAAACTGCGCCGGCGCTATCCCGACCTGGAGCTGCTGGTGGTGGGTAAGCTGCAGTCCGGCGGTGCTACCGAGCAACTGCTCGAAGAATTGCAGCTGGGGGGCGCGGTGCAATTCGTGTCCGGGATTTCCAACCGCGAAATGGCGAATTATTACGCCGCCGCGGGTATCGTGGTGTGCCCGTCGCTCTATGAGGGCTTCGGTCTACCCGCCGGCGAGGCCATGGCCTGCGGCGCGCCGGTGATCTCCAGTGACGGCGGCGCGCTGCCGGAAGTCGTGGGGGATGCCGGGGTGGTGGTTCCCGCCGGTGACAGCGCGGCACTGGCCGGCGCACTGCAAAAGCTTCTCGACGACCCGGCGCTGCGCGCGGAACTGGGCGAGCGGGGCAGGGCACGTATCCTCGCGCAATTCTCCTGGCGCCTGGCCGCAGAGCGGCTGGTGGACTATTACCGCCGCGTGCTGGGTGCACCGGCGCCGGCCGCATCGACCTCGACGGCCGAAGAAATCCGCGCTGATGACTACCTCGACGCGGGTGGTAATGCCTCCGGTACAAATGCGTCCGGGAAAAATGACGCGGAGGCAGCCTGA
- a CDS encoding OmpW family outer membrane protein: protein MKFKPLLIPLAVAGCAGLAAESAFAGPSGYPVQAAPPTNSFMIRIGAAYVEPDSKAYSGVQSFVVDDPSTGTEDNPVVENVPVDVGTRLDLDNDTTWYISFAWKPMQHFGLELYHYDNASHDATMYSSAATDTDFIGEFSQDLGSIDTDTTSILANWYPLGPNCLIQPYVGLGVAYLNVDEDWLRPVFGYDQGRRQGLIDFGSDLSWTAQIGVDFNFGIDSAWQINASAMYVDATPHLSLGYDTDTRPPGFGDSVILPVRIRDDMDVNPWMFNLGIGYKFSF from the coding sequence ATGAAATTCAAGCCCCTCCTCATCCCCCTGGCTGTGGCGGGTTGCGCCGGCCTCGCCGCGGAATCGGCATTCGCGGGACCCTCCGGTTACCCGGTTCAGGCGGCCCCGCCTACCAACAGTTTTATGATACGCATCGGCGCCGCTTACGTTGAACCGGACAGTAAGGCTTATTCCGGGGTACAGTCCTTTGTCGTCGACGACCCGAGCACCGGAACCGAAGACAATCCGGTGGTGGAAAATGTGCCGGTGGATGTCGGTACCCGGCTGGATCTCGACAACGACACCACGTGGTATATCAGCTTTGCCTGGAAGCCGATGCAACACTTCGGTCTGGAGTTGTATCACTACGACAACGCCAGTCACGATGCCACCATGTACTCGAGCGCCGCCACGGATACAGATTTCATTGGCGAGTTCTCCCAGGACCTCGGCAGTATCGATACCGACACCACCAGTATTCTGGCCAACTGGTATCCGCTTGGCCCCAACTGCCTGATCCAGCCCTATGTCGGCCTTGGCGTGGCCTACCTGAATGTCGATGAGGATTGGCTGCGCCCGGTCTTCGGCTACGATCAGGGCCGTCGCCAGGGATTGATCGATTTCGGTAGTGATCTCAGCTGGACCGCGCAGATTGGTGTCGACTTCAATTTCGGTATCGACAGCGCCTGGCAGATCAATGCCTCGGCGATGTACGTGGATGCCACTCCGCACCTGTCGCTGGGCTACGATACCGATACCCGTCCGCCGGGCTTCGGCGATAGTGTAATCCTGCCGGTACGCATACGCGACGATATGGACGTCAACCCGTGGATGTTCAACCTGGGCATCGGATACAAGTTCAGCTTCTGA